From Miscanthus floridulus cultivar M001 chromosome 15, ASM1932011v1, whole genome shotgun sequence, the proteins below share one genomic window:
- the LOC136508030 gene encoding glucuronoxylan 4-O-methyltransferase 1-like — MSSPMHVRKAIHFASLRAKLAQQGKVGLALRLLLAATLAGFLLVFAARTLLVSSPAAPTSSSSSFSTSQRHQDAAECANAKGTAAGVPLPVMEALVHYTTSNVTPQQTADEIGVSLRVLQRRAPCNFLVFGLGHDSPMWAALNHGGRTVFLEEDASWIATVRSTHPALESYHVAYDTVLIDADALLELRDHPACVAQPDLASAAEASCRLALKGLPQVFHEVEWDLIMVDAPTGWTPQAPGRMGAIYTAGMAARARRPGDGPTDVFVHDVDRPVEDAFSKAFLCEGYLAEQVGRIRHFVIPSHREKDGTPFCP, encoded by the coding sequence ATGTCCAGCCCCATGCACGTCCGCAAGGCCATCCACTTCGCCTCCCTGCGCGCCAAGCTCGCGCAGCAGGGCAAGGTCGGCCTCGCGCTGCGCCTGCTCCTCGCCGCCACGCTCGCGGGCTTCCTCCTCGTCTTCGCCGCGCGCACCCTGCTGGTCTCCTCCCCTGCTGCCccaacctcctcctcctcctccttctccacgTCCCAGCGGCATCAGGACGCGGCGGAGTGCGCCAACGCCAAGGGGACCGCGGCGGGCGTGCCGCTGCCGGTGATGGAGGCGCTGGTGCACTACACCACCTCCAACGTGACGCCGCAGCAGACGGCCGACGAGATCGGTGTCTCGCTGCGCGTGCTGCAGCGCCGCGCGCCCTGCAACTTCCTCGTCTTCGGGCTGGGCCACGACAGCCCGATGTGGGCCGCGCTCAACCACGGCGGGCGGACCGTGTTCCTGGAGGAGGACGCGTCGTGGATCGCCACCGTGCGGTCCACCCACCCGGCGCTCGAGTCCTACCACGTCGCCTACGACACGGTCCTCATCGACGCCGACGCGCTGCTGGAGCTCCGCGACCACCCGGCCTGCGTCGCGCAGCCGGACCTCGCCTCCGCCGCCGAGGCGTCGTGCCGCCTCGCCCTCAAAGGCCTGCCCCAAGTCTTCCACGAGGTGGAGTGGGACCTCATCATGGTGGACGCGCCCACGGGGTGGACGCCGCAGGCGCCGGGACGGATGGGCGCCATCTACACCGCCGGCATGGCAGCGCGCGCGCGCAGGCCCGGGGATGGACCCACCGATGTCTTCGTGCACGACGTCGACCGGCCCGTCGAGGACGCCTTCTCCAAGGCCTTCCTCTGCGAGGGGTACCTCGCCGAGCAGGTCGGCCGGATCAGGCACTTCGTCATCCCGTCACACCGCGAGAAGGACGGCACGCCATTCTGCCCTTGA